TGCTACGAATGCATTCCCCGGTCCCACGATGAAATCGACGGGCTTCACACCTTCCATTCCATATGCCATTGTTCCAATTGCCTGAATGCCGCCCAGTGAATAGATTTCATCCGCTCCTGCCAAATGCATCGCATACAAGACGCCCGGATGAATGCCCTCGCCGTTCTTTGTAGTCGGTGAACAAGCAATCACCCGCTCCACTCCAGCAACTTTAGGCGGAATCACACTCATTTGCACGGAGGAAACGATTGGATAACGTCCTCCCGGAACATATGCGCCGACATTGGAGATGGGAATTAGCTTCTGCCCAAGAATTACACCTGGCTGTATTTCTTTTTCAAATTCAGACACACTTGCCAACTGGGCCTCTGCAAATGCTCGTACTTGCTTTTGACAATATTGCGTATCCATCTTCACAGTTTCAGGAACCTTTTTGATAGCGTTTTCAATCTCTTCCTGCGAAACTAGGAAGCTTTGCGGATCCCAGTTATCGAACTTTCGTGACAGTTCACGAACAGCCGCTTCTCCTCTTTCACGGATTTCTTTCAGGCTGCCTTTTACAATGTCTGAAATGCCACTGTTATCCTCTTCTAATTTATGTGAGCTTTTCTTTAGGTATTCTGCCATCATAACCACTCCTATCATTCTCTTTTATATATTATTTTGTACTGATTTTTGTAAACCCAGACGCTCATTTTCCTGTTTCATCCGGTGGAAGCTGTCATTTGTAAGCGTCTTAGAGAGCTCATCTCCTAAAATGAATACATCCAGCTCTTCTTTCGGAATCGCATTATATCTTTTGCCGTACATTGCGTAAAATATTACACCGATCAGCACCCAGACAACCATTGCGATCAGAGAAGGCATTGCCAGGAATGCAGGCGATCCTGGGATAAACAACAGACCAAGGAATACCAGACTGATAAGTGCACCAGCCAATGAAGTCAACTTGCGCGCTGCACTGTCTTTCCAATCGAAGAAACGGTAAGCAGAAGCACAAGTATACAGATAGGCGATTGCCACGCCTGTTGCTGTCATATCTACAATCCACAGCAATGCAGGACGACCAAACCAAGGGGTGATAAAGCATACGACCACCGCCGTAATGATCCCTATATAAGGTGTATGGTACTTCGGATGAATCTTCGTGAAGGCTTGCGGTAAAATACGTGCGCGGCCCATCGCCAGAAGCATTCGGCTCGAAGAAACGAGGAACCCGTTAATACCCGTGAAAATTCCCATACACAATGCTGCCGTCAATAATGTCATACCTACATTACCGAATAAGCTTTTTACTACATCGCCGGTACCCCATACAGGCTGTCCTGCAACTAAACCTTGCCAAGGCGTGGCCATTGCTGTTGCGTAAACCATTATGGAGTATACAAGCCCGCCTGCACCCAGCGCCAGAATCATTAACTTAAATGCACGCTTAGAAGAAAAACTAAACTCTTCAGATGCTTGTGCAATATTATTGAAGCCTGAATATAAGAACGGAGCTGTTGCCACAATTATCAAAATGGAAGATAAGCTGCCGATTTCCATATTGAATGCGGGGCGCAAGTTGGAAAATGCCGTATCAGGGTGGAACGTCATACCTAGCCCTACAATCATTGCTCCGCTGAACAGAATGGCACTGAAAATGAATTGCATACGTCCTGTCAGGCTAATACCACGAATATTCGCTATACCAAAGACAATTAGGGCGATTGCCGCTATGATAATTTGACTGACATAAACGTCCCAGCCTGCGATCGTATACATATAGCCGATTTCCACGATTTGCGGATACAAAAATTTAAACAGCACTATAATCGCTGAAGCGTTCAACGCGACCGAGGTTACGTATGATAATGTAACGAACCAGCCACATATAAAGGCATTAATTCTGCCGAATCCCAGATATGTAAATACGAACTCGCCCCCGGAGACAGGAAACTTCTCTACCATGTATCCATAGCTGACTGCGATGACCATAACCAACAGGGCACCAATTAAAATCCCTAATATCACGCCTATTGGTCCCGCTGCCGCCATCCAGTCGGTCGGCAGTACGAATGCTCCCCAGCCTATGGCAGAACCAAATGCAATGGCGACAACCCAGTGTGGTTTTAGAGCTTTAGATAACTCTGTCCTTTTCTCCATCTATCTCACTCCCGTGCTGCAGATTTTCCCTTAAGACTTGACAGCGCTTTCATACGGTCTTTCATAAGTTGTAAAATAGTACGCAATAGAGCTGATTATCGAACTTATTGCGTACTATTTACTTCGTTTATCGAATAATTTTTTCGTCTTTTTCCAGAACTGGCACATCAACTGTAATCGTATCCGGATACTTAATACCCGCACCTGTATTCAATACAACCACTTCTTCATTTTCTTTGATCCAGCCGTCCTTGCGAAGTTTTCTCGCAGCTGCAAATGCCGCTGCACCTTCCGGACAAACAAATGCTCCTTCACTGGATGCAACCAGCTTTAATTCTTCCAGAAGTTCTTCATCATCAATTGCTACTGCACAGCCATTTGTCTGCTTAATGCCGTCAAGAATCAGGAAGTCACCCAGCGCTTTTGCCACGTTAATACCGAATGCGACAGTCGAAGCATTTTCCCAAGGTTCAGCATGTGTTTTCCCTTCTTCCCATGCTTTCACAATTGGGGCACAGCCGGATGATTGTACCGCAACAAGTCGGGGCATTTTGTCTTCCGGAATCCAGCCGAGCTCCTGCAATTCGCGAAGTGCTTTATAAATACCGATCAGGCCGACACCGCCGCCTGTCGGATAAAGGATTACATCAGGAACCTTCCAGCCAAACTGCTCTGCAATTTCAAGGCCCATTGTTTTCTTGCCTTCAATACGGTAAGGCTCTTTCAATGTAGATGCATCAAATAAGTCATAATCTTGTACTGCCTGGCCTACAATCTTCCCTGCATCACCAATCAGACCGTTGACAAGGTAAAGCTCAGCGCCTGCCGCCACACATTCTTTACGTGTAATTTCCGGTGCATCGATCGGCATTACAATAGTTGCCGTAATATCCGCCTGCGCGCTGTATAATGACCAAGCCGCACCCGCGTTTCCGTTGGTAGGCATCGCTAATTCTGTAACGCCTACTTCCTTTGCTTTAGAAACACCTACTGCCGCCCCTCTTGATTTAAATGAGCCGGATGGAATCATTCCTTCATCTTTCATGTAAAGATTTGCAATGCCCATATCTTTTCCTGCTTTTTTCAAGTGGAGCATTG
The Sporosarcina sp. P33 genome window above contains:
- a CDS encoding APC family permease, with amino-acid sequence MEKRTELSKALKPHWVVAIAFGSAIGWGAFVLPTDWMAAAGPIGVILGILIGALLVMVIAVSYGYMVEKFPVSGGEFVFTYLGFGRINAFICGWFVTLSYVTSVALNASAIIVLFKFLYPQIVEIGYMYTIAGWDVYVSQIIIAAIALIVFGIANIRGISLTGRMQFIFSAILFSGAMIVGLGMTFHPDTAFSNLRPAFNMEIGSLSSILIIVATAPFLYSGFNNIAQASEEFSFSSKRAFKLMILALGAGGLVYSIMVYATAMATPWQGLVAGQPVWGTGDVVKSLFGNVGMTLLTAALCMGIFTGINGFLVSSSRMLLAMGRARILPQAFTKIHPKYHTPYIGIITAVVVCFITPWFGRPALLWIVDMTATGVAIAYLYTCASAYRFFDWKDSAARKLTSLAGALISLVFLGLLFIPGSPAFLAMPSLIAMVVWVLIGVIFYAMYGKRYNAIPKEELDVFILGDELSKTLTNDSFHRMKQENERLGLQKSVQNNI
- a CDS encoding threonine synthase → MTYSYVSHLHCPKCEKTYDVDAIVQLCECGAPLLVSYKMDELKKNFTKEKLADRKPDLWRYHELLPVKNEENIVTLGEGMTPMLHLKKAGKDMGIANLYMKDEGMIPSGSFKSRGAAVGVSKAKEVGVTELAMPTNGNAGAAWSLYSAQADITATIVMPIDAPEITRKECVAAGAELYLVNGLIGDAGKIVGQAVQDYDLFDASTLKEPYRIEGKKTMGLEIAEQFGWKVPDVILYPTGGGVGLIGIYKALRELQELGWIPEDKMPRLVAVQSSGCAPIVKAWEEGKTHAEPWENASTVAFGINVAKALGDFLILDGIKQTNGCAVAIDDEELLEELKLVASSEGAFVCPEGAAAFAAARKLRKDGWIKENEEVVVLNTGAGIKYPDTITVDVPVLEKDEKIIR